In the genome of Hymenobacter taeanensis, one region contains:
- the rpmB gene encoding 50S ribosomal protein L28, producing the protein MARVCDLTGKRTRVGNNVSHANNKTKRKFYPNLQKKRFYIPEEDAWVTLKVAASTIRTINKNGIMSVLKKAKEQGFIVY; encoded by the coding sequence ATGGCCCGTGTTTGTGATCTGACCGGCAAGCGTACCCGCGTAGGTAATAACGTTTCGCACGCCAACAACAAAACCAAGCGCAAGTTCTACCCGAACCTGCAGAAAAAGCGTTTCTACATCCCCGAAGAGGATGCTTGGGTAACGCTGAAAGTTGCTGCCAGCACCATCCGCACCATCAACAAGAACGGCATTATGTCGGTCCTGAAGAAGGCCAAAGAGCAGGGCTTCATCGTTTACTAG
- a CDS encoding DUF5522 domain-containing protein — MVFTEQYHLRRGTCCGNGCRHCPWQLAKEKKKASGSTRQG, encoded by the coding sequence ATGGTTTTTACGGAGCAGTACCATCTGCGGCGGGGTACCTGCTGCGGAAATGGGTGTCGGCACTGCCCCTGGCAGTTGGCTAAGGAAAAAAAGAAGGCCTCTGGAAGCACCAGGCAGGGCTAA
- a CDS encoding LEA type 2 family protein yields the protein MATQDFFGRHRVAAVLVLVLLLLLTGGAYVYFKTDKGEEFLPTLENASLNINNVTSELLQAQMKVDLRNQMPVTLQIDSLSYVTRVDGALLTQGAKDEPSVLLGDSVSHLTLPVSVQMDNLKRKVRTSQQDCVEVEMVMKLFTRLPVAGPQIIPVRVTKRVYIPKLPKIEVADVDIKDLGLKNGEAIVSLRITNYNPFPVTVRSVHYKFSVSDDMEVEGTETKDVTFRKKGAELVPIHVRFEPKAMPKVAFKGLFKAEKTPYKLTGSAVIATGEGNPKDMTMKFNSSGSLKDLKELAKPEKNKD from the coding sequence ATGGCTACGCAAGATTTTTTCGGCCGGCACCGGGTGGCCGCTGTCCTGGTGTTGGTGCTACTATTGCTGCTGACGGGCGGAGCTTACGTGTACTTCAAAACCGATAAAGGCGAAGAGTTCCTGCCTACGCTGGAAAACGCGTCTCTCAATATTAATAACGTTACCTCCGAGTTGCTTCAGGCGCAGATGAAGGTAGACTTGCGCAACCAAATGCCGGTTACGCTCCAGATTGACAGCCTCAGCTACGTAACCCGCGTAGATGGGGCACTGCTCACGCAAGGCGCGAAAGATGAGCCTTCCGTGCTCCTCGGTGACTCCGTTTCGCACCTCACCCTGCCGGTATCCGTGCAGATGGATAACCTCAAGCGCAAAGTGCGCACCAGTCAGCAAGACTGCGTGGAGGTAGAAATGGTAATGAAGCTATTCACCCGGCTACCCGTAGCTGGTCCCCAAATTATTCCGGTGCGCGTCACTAAGCGGGTATACATCCCGAAGCTCCCGAAAATTGAGGTTGCCGATGTAGATATTAAAGACTTGGGCCTCAAAAACGGGGAGGCCATTGTGAGCCTGCGTATAACCAACTACAACCCCTTCCCAGTAACGGTGCGCAGCGTGCACTACAAGTTCAGCGTGAGCGATGATATGGAGGTGGAAGGCACAGAAACCAAAGACGTCACCTTCCGGAAAAAAGGGGCGGAGCTTGTGCCCATTCACGTGCGCTTCGAGCCCAAGGCCATGCCAAAGGTGGCCTTTAAGGGCTTGTTTAAAGCCGAAAAAACTCCCTATAAGCTCACGGGCTCGGCCGTAATTGCCACGGGTGAGGGCAACCCCAAGGATATGACCATGAAGTTTAATAGCTCAGGTTCCCTTAAAGATCTTAAGGAACTGGCGAAGCCGGAAAAGAACAAAGACTAG
- the rocD gene encoding ornithine--oxo-acid transaminase has translation MHSTSATTRSQELMALEDQYGAHNYHPLPVVLSRGEGVHLWDVNGKQYYDFLSAYSAVNQGHCHPRIIGALTEQAQKLTLTSRAFFNDQLGAAEKQLCELFNYDKALLMNSGAEAVETALKLARKWGYQEKGIAPNQALIIVAEHNFHGRTTGIISFSTDPDSTGGFGPYTPGYQVVPYDDLEALEEALHNPHVCGFLVEPIQGEAGVMVPSDGYLAKAAALCKAHKVLFIADEIQTGLGRTGELLAVCYEGVHADILVLGKALSGGVLPVSAVLARNEIMLTIQPGQHGSTFGGNPLASVVLRAALDVLLEEKLTENARVLGEVFRERMRRVQAKRPEVVELVRGKGLLNAVVIKPHADGRTAWDVCVTLMERGVLAKPTHGDIIRFAPPLVINEEQLHEACDIIEQVILEF, from the coding sequence ATGCACTCTACATCTGCCACCACCCGCAGCCAGGAGCTAATGGCTCTCGAGGATCAATACGGCGCCCACAACTACCACCCCCTGCCCGTGGTACTAAGCCGGGGCGAAGGCGTGCACCTGTGGGACGTTAACGGCAAGCAGTATTATGACTTTCTATCGGCGTACTCGGCTGTAAACCAAGGCCACTGCCACCCGCGCATTATTGGGGCCCTTACGGAGCAGGCTCAGAAGCTCACGCTCACCTCCCGGGCCTTTTTCAACGACCAGCTAGGTGCCGCCGAAAAGCAGCTGTGTGAGCTATTTAACTACGACAAAGCGCTCTTGATGAACTCCGGGGCCGAGGCCGTAGAAACGGCCCTGAAGCTGGCCCGCAAGTGGGGCTACCAGGAGAAGGGCATTGCCCCCAACCAGGCCCTCATTATTGTAGCTGAGCACAACTTTCACGGCCGCACTACCGGTATCATCTCCTTCAGCACCGACCCCGACTCTACGGGCGGCTTTGGCCCTTATACCCCCGGCTACCAGGTAGTGCCCTACGACGACCTGGAGGCCCTGGAAGAAGCCTTGCACAACCCCCACGTGTGTGGTTTCCTGGTTGAGCCTATTCAGGGAGAAGCCGGCGTAATGGTGCCCTCAGATGGCTATCTGGCTAAGGCAGCAGCGCTATGTAAAGCCCACAAGGTGCTGTTCATTGCCGATGAAATTCAGACTGGCCTAGGCCGCACCGGCGAGCTGCTGGCCGTGTGCTATGAGGGCGTACACGCCGATATTCTGGTGCTGGGCAAAGCTCTTTCGGGCGGGGTGCTACCCGTATCGGCGGTGCTGGCGCGCAACGAAATCATGCTGACCATTCAGCCGGGTCAGCACGGCTCCACCTTTGGCGGCAACCCACTGGCCAGCGTAGTACTACGCGCGGCCCTGGATGTGCTGCTGGAAGAGAAGCTCACGGAAAATGCCCGCGTGCTGGGCGAAGTGTTCCGGGAGCGGATGCGCCGCGTGCAGGCCAAGCGCCCCGAAGTGGTGGAGCTGGTACGGGGCAAAGGGCTGCTAAACGCCGTAGTGATTAAGCCCCACGCTGATGGCCGTACGGCCTGGGATGTGTGCGTAACCCTCATGGAGCGCGGCGTGCTGGCCAAGCCCACCCACGGCGACATCATCCGGTTTGCGCCCCCGCTGGTAATTAATGAGGAGCAGCTCCATGAAGCCTGCGACATAATTGAGCAGGTAATTCTGGAGTTCTAG
- the hemB gene encoding porphobilinogen synthase, producing the protein MAIIPTHRPRRNRKSEVIRNMVQETTLSVHDFIYPVFLIEGQNQQLEIHSMPGIHRFSADRLIDEIGRCVELGIKSFAPFPSINDALKDRLAKESTNPEGLYLKTVADIKRQFPDVVLMTDVAMDPYSSDGHDGIVDADSGEILNDASLEVLGQMALAQARAGADIIGPSDMMDGRVAWIRDVLDQNGFSHVSIMSYTAKYASAFYGPFRDALDSAPKRGDKKTYQMNYANRREALRELALDEQEGADMVMIKPALSYLDVIHEVRNHTNLPVTAYNVSGEYAMVKAAAQQGWLDGEKTMMEVLMSIKRAGADAILTYFAKEAAEVLRRG; encoded by the coding sequence ATGGCTATTATCCCCACGCATCGTCCGCGGCGCAACCGCAAGTCTGAAGTTATCCGCAACATGGTGCAGGAAACGACGCTATCGGTGCACGATTTTATTTATCCCGTCTTTCTGATTGAAGGGCAGAATCAGCAGCTCGAAATCCATTCCATGCCCGGCATCCACCGCTTCTCCGCCGACCGTCTCATCGACGAGATTGGCCGCTGCGTGGAGCTTGGCATCAAGAGCTTTGCCCCTTTTCCCAGCATCAATGATGCTCTGAAGGACCGGCTTGCCAAAGAAAGCACTAACCCCGAGGGCCTTTACCTCAAGACGGTAGCCGACATTAAGCGCCAATTTCCTGACGTTGTACTGATGACCGACGTAGCTATGGACCCCTACTCCAGCGACGGCCACGACGGTATTGTAGACGCTGACTCAGGAGAAATCTTAAACGATGCCTCTCTGGAGGTGCTAGGCCAGATGGCCCTGGCCCAAGCCCGCGCCGGCGCCGACATTATAGGCCCTTCAGATATGATGGACGGCCGCGTAGCCTGGATCCGCGACGTGCTCGATCAGAATGGCTTCTCGCACGTGAGCATCATGAGCTACACGGCTAAGTACGCCTCGGCCTTCTATGGTCCCTTCCGCGACGCCCTAGACTCGGCTCCCAAACGTGGCGACAAGAAAACCTATCAGATGAACTATGCCAACCGCCGCGAAGCGCTGCGGGAGTTGGCGTTAGATGAGCAGGAAGGCGCCGACATGGTTATGATTAAGCCCGCCCTGAGCTACCTCGACGTGATTCATGAGGTGCGTAACCACACCAACCTGCCGGTTACGGCCTACAACGTATCGGGGGAATACGCTATGGTAAAAGCCGCTGCTCAGCAAGGCTGGCTCGATGGCGAGAAAACCATGATGGAAGTACTCATGAGCATTAAGCGCGCCGGCGCCGATGCCATCCTGACGTACTTCGCCAAAGAAGCTGCCGAGGTACTGCGCCGCGGCTAG
- a CDS encoding GNAT family N-acetyltransferase encodes MPVHIRLATSTDIPAILGLVRRVVPLMQASGNQQWSAEYPNEEVFQRDIERQHLWLAELDGQVAAVAALTNNDQDPEYAQADWDPAEPALVTHRLAVDPAAQGSGLAVALLQHAETLATQLGLKTLRVDTNSENLATQRLFPKLGYRYAGEITLGFRPGLRFFCYEKQLA; translated from the coding sequence ATGCCCGTTCACATCCGCCTCGCCACCTCTACTGATATTCCTGCTATTCTGGGCTTGGTACGCCGCGTAGTGCCGCTTATGCAAGCTAGCGGCAACCAACAGTGGTCGGCTGAGTACCCGAATGAAGAGGTGTTTCAGCGCGATATTGAGCGGCAGCACCTGTGGCTGGCAGAGCTGGATGGCCAAGTAGCCGCCGTGGCGGCCCTCACCAACAACGACCAAGACCCCGAGTACGCGCAAGCCGACTGGGACCCCGCTGAGCCAGCCCTGGTTACCCACCGCCTGGCCGTTGACCCCGCCGCTCAGGGCAGTGGCCTAGCCGTAGCGCTACTGCAACACGCTGAAACGTTAGCAACTCAACTGGGCCTAAAAACCCTGCGGGTTGATACCAACTCTGAGAATTTGGCTACGCAGCGCCTTTTCCCAAAGCTGGGCTACCGTTACGCTGGTGAAATCACGCTAGGGTTCCGCCCGGGTCTGCGGTTTTTCTGCTATGAGAAGCAACTGGCCTAG
- a CDS encoding APC family permease translates to MTQTSTTSTEAAAPLRRRLGLVQATALNMIDMVGIGPFVTLPLVMGFMGPYFLLAWLVGAGLSVVDGLIWSELGAAYPEAGGSYRFLKLAYGEHKWGRLMSFLYVWQTLIQAPLVLASGAIGFAQYFGYLVPFDATEPWQPKLVSGAVVLLLIALLYRRIEDIGKLGVMLWVGVLGLMAWLIFGGITHATHEVAWLPAGGVTALPGILISAAMGQAAVKTIYSYLGYYNVCHLGGEVKEPHKLIPRSIFLSILGIAALYLLLNWSVGTVIPWQEASKSEFIVSTFVERLYGVAAAKAATALVLWVAFASLFAVLLGYSRIPYAAAADGEFLPIFGRLHPTKQFPHVSLLILGGVGFVFSLLFRLGEVISAILAMRILIQFVGQAVGLVLLRRRRGTEGLPFRMPLYPLPVVLAIAVWLFILYSTGPTLILSALGVTAAGVVAFLVWSRSLGRWPFER, encoded by the coding sequence ATGACGCAGACTTCTACTACTTCTACCGAAGCAGCGGCGCCCCTCCGCCGCCGCCTCGGGCTGGTGCAGGCCACCGCCCTCAATATGATTGACATGGTCGGTATCGGCCCCTTCGTGACCCTGCCGCTGGTAATGGGGTTTATGGGGCCTTACTTCCTGCTGGCCTGGCTGGTGGGGGCGGGCCTAAGCGTGGTAGATGGCCTGATCTGGAGTGAGCTGGGCGCTGCCTACCCTGAGGCCGGCGGCTCCTACCGCTTCCTGAAACTGGCCTACGGGGAGCACAAGTGGGGCCGACTAATGTCGTTTCTCTACGTGTGGCAGACCCTGATTCAGGCGCCACTGGTGCTGGCGTCGGGTGCCATTGGCTTTGCCCAATATTTCGGTTACCTCGTGCCATTTGATGCCACGGAGCCCTGGCAGCCCAAGCTAGTATCGGGGGCGGTAGTATTATTGCTGATTGCCTTGCTCTACCGCCGCATCGAAGATATTGGCAAGCTGGGCGTAATGCTGTGGGTGGGCGTGCTGGGTCTCATGGCCTGGCTGATTTTTGGGGGCATCACGCACGCTACTCATGAAGTGGCCTGGCTGCCGGCTGGTGGCGTAACGGCCCTGCCCGGCATCCTCATATCGGCGGCTATGGGGCAGGCCGCTGTAAAAACCATCTACAGCTACCTGGGCTACTACAATGTGTGCCATTTGGGCGGGGAGGTGAAGGAGCCGCACAAGCTCATTCCGCGCAGCATTTTTTTGAGCATTCTGGGCATTGCGGCGCTGTACCTGCTGCTCAACTGGAGCGTGGGCACCGTTATACCCTGGCAGGAGGCTAGCAAGTCGGAGTTTATTGTGAGCACGTTTGTAGAGCGCCTCTACGGCGTAGCTGCCGCCAAAGCTGCTACGGCGCTGGTGCTGTGGGTGGCATTTGCCTCCCTGTTTGCCGTGCTGCTGGGGTACTCCCGCATCCCATACGCCGCGGCGGCCGATGGGGAGTTTTTGCCCATTTTCGGGCGCCTGCACCCTACCAAACAGTTTCCGCACGTTTCGCTCCTGATTCTGGGCGGAGTAGGCTTTGTGTTTAGCCTGTTATTCCGGCTGGGAGAGGTAATCAGTGCCATTCTGGCCATGCGCATCCTCATTCAGTTCGTAGGCCAGGCAGTAGGCCTAGTGTTGTTGCGTCGCCGAAGGGGCACCGAAGGGCTGCCGTTTCGGATGCCGTTGTACCCGTTGCCGGTGGTGCTGGCCATTGCCGTGTGGCTCTTCATCCTATACAGCACCGGCCCGACCCTCATTCTATCTGCGTTGGGCGTTACGGCTGCCGGCGTAGTAGCTTTCTTGGTGTGGAGCCGGAGCTTAGGTCGTTGGCCATTTGAGCGGTAA